GGTGGCCCGAGGTCTGGCGTGCGGCGACCACGCGGCCGCCCAGCGTGCGCCCCGCGCCGATCAGCCGGGTCGCGCCCAGATAGACCAGGCGGCCGAGCCCCGTGAAGACCAGCGCCATGCAGCCGGCGAAGAGCACCAGGGCCGCCAGGAAGGCAGCGATCATCAGCGTCCCCACGAAGGTGAGGTTCAAGATCATGGTCGTATCAGATGTCATTCGCCGTCATCCCCTTTGGCGGTGTGCAGACCAGGTGCCAGGCCGCTTTCCTACGGCGCCCTGACGGAACTCTGAAATTCAACGGTAGCCACCGGGGGACGGTCAGGGGAACGACGTGTCGGGTCCGTTGCGGAATCGTAGTTCGTTTGTGATGAAAAATGACAGGTCCGGACCCGCCGCGCGGCCCGCGTACCCTTAAAGCTGGTCATTTTCGGCATGCCTCGTTCCGCGCGGGGCCGCGAGGTTGAGGAAAGGGGTGTGCCCGATGGACACCACGGACCTCTCGCGACGGCTCTCCACGCTCGAAGCGCTGACCAAGGGGCCCGCCTGGGCGCTGACCCGGTCGGCCCCGTGGGTGATCGCCGTGCTCCAGTCCACCTTCACCCGGACGCGCCCGAGCCTGACCCTCGAGGAGTTCCACGCGGAACTGGACCTGTGTCTGGAGGAGCTCCGCGCCACGGACCCGGCGATCGCGGGAGCCAACACGGGACGCACCGTGGCCGATGAGTGGACCCGCCGGAAGTTCGTGACCCGCCGCCACCACTCCGGGCACATCGTCTACGAACTCACCGAAGCCGCCTCCCGCGTGCTCGCGTTCCTGGACAGCCTCAGCTCACCCCGTTCCACCCTCACCGGCTCCCGCCTCGGCACCTTGCTGAACGACGTCGAGAAGCTGGCCCACGAGACCAACCCGGACCAGACGGCACGCCTGGAGTCCCTCCGCGAGGAGATCCAGGAACGCGAGGACCTGATCCGCGGCATCACCTCCGGCGAACTCGATGGTCTCCTGGACGAGGACGAGGCCGTGGAGGCCACGGAGAACATCCTGGACCTTGCCGCGAGCCTCCCGGCCGACTACAAGAAGATGCGCGACAGCATCGAGGACCTGGTGGGCAAGCTCCGCAACCAGATCATCGAGGAGTCCCTGACCAAGGGCGCCACGATGGCCCAGGTGCTCGAACAGGACCGCATCCTCCGCCAGAGCCCGGAGGGCAGGACCTTCCGTTCCTTCACCGCGTTCCTGGAGGACCCGCAGCAGCAGCTGCGCTTCCGCTCGGCGATCGCCGAGGTGCTCAGCCGGCAGTTCGCGGACACCCTCGCCGCCGAGGACCGGGAGACCCTCAAGAGCCTCGTCTCGGAACTCCGGAACCAGCACGCGCAGATCCAGCGGATCTACGGCAAGCTCTCCGAGAGCCTCAACACCTATGTGCAGAGCGACGACTTCCGGCACTCGCTCCGCCTCCGGCAGGCGCTGCGGCAGGCCGAGCAGGCCGTCCGCGGCCTTCCCTATGAACGGGACAAGCCGGGCTTCGCGGCCGCTCCGGAACTGTTCGGCGGCGTGCTGGAATCGATCTCCATGGTGCAGCTGTTCGACCCGGACGAATTCGAGGAGCCGCCGCGGCTGGCGGATCCCATCGACTTCGCCGAGCAGGACCGGACCCGTGCCCCGCGGACGCCGAAGGCCAAACCGGCGCTGATCCGGACCGCCCTGGCCGGGGCGCAGACGGTGGGCGGAGCCTGGTCGGCCCTCCCGCCGCAGGAACGGCACATCAACTCGATCCGTGCCTTGCTGTCCGAAGCGCTCAACTCGGGGGCGGCCTTCTCGGCCGCGAGCCAGGAGAGCGTCGAGTTCGAGCAGGTGGATGGCAGCCTGCGCGCCGCGACCGTGCCGCTCGTGACGCTCCCGGGTGGAACGGACGCTGGCGGCCACGCGGGCGGTGGAACGGACGGCGCCGGCGGTGACGCGGGCGTGACCGGCACCCCGACGGCGTCGAGCACCAAACGCAGGAAACGCACGAAGGAAGGACAGGAATGAGCGAGCAGATCCACGGCGTCGACGCGCGGGACACGTTCGTCGACGGAGCCGAGCTCTACCCCGGTGACACCGGAGTCCTTCCGCTGCGTCTGCGCCATGCCCTGGTGCGCCTCCTCAAGGGTCCCTATGTGGACGGCGGGCGTGACGAGAAGCTGTGGACCACGCTGACCGATCATCAGCAGATCCTGAGGTCCCGCCTCTCGGAGCTGTTCCTGACCCTGCACCTGGACCACGAACGCAAGATCGCCGTCCTGCGCCCGGTGGACCCGGAGCTGCTCGGCGGCAACGCCCGGTCCAGCCTGCTCCGCCAGCAGCGCGCGCTCAGCCGCGTGGAGACCATCGTCCTGCTGCGCCTGCGCCTGCTCCTCGACCGGCACAGCGAGGCCCAGACGGAGCCCACGGTCACCCTGGAGGAGATCGCGGAGATCGTGGCGCACTACCAGCCCGCCGCGGAGCAGGACGCGTACCGGGACGCCAAGACCGTCCAGGCCGCCGTCGAGAAGCTCCGCGCCCGTCAGCTGCTCCTGCCGACCGGTCTGGAGAACGTGTACGGCATCAGCGGCGCCCTGCCGCTGGCCCTCCCGTTCGACAGCATCACCGCCATCACCGCGCAGCTGGAACGCCTCCAGCACGCCACGGAGGACGCCGTGGGCACCCAGGCGCTCCTGGACATCGACGACGCCGGTGACGCCGGTGAGCCGGACGACGCCGAGCCTGGCGACGCCGAGCCGGACGTCGACCCGACTGACGAGCCCGGAACCCACGAGGAGGAGCAGGCATGAGCATCCCCGCACTGCTGCCCATCGGTGACGACATCAACCCGGGCCAGATGCGCCTGGCGCGGGTCCAGCTCGTCAACTGGGGCACGTTCCACGGCGCCCACGTCATGCACGTCGACCGCCGCGGCACCCTCCTGACCGGCAACTCCGGCGTCGGCAAGTCCACGCTCTTCGACGCCATGCTCCGCGTGTTCGACGCCCGGCCCCGCTCCAACGAGGCCGCCGCGGCCCGGATGGGCGGCGCGGTGGACGACAAGCGCACCACCTACACCTACATGCGCGGCAAGGTCGGCGACCGCGCCACCACGGACGGCGCCACGAGCGCCTTCCAGCGCCCGGGCGCCACCTGGTCCGCCGTCGCGCTGACCTTCGACAACGCCGCCGGCACCACGGTGACGCTCTCGGCCCTCTTCGACCTCCCGAAGAACGGCACCGAGGCCAATGTCGGCCGGCACTACATGATCGACTCCGTCCCGCTCGACGTCGACGTGCTGGAGACCCTGGCGCACAAACGCTTCACGCGCTCGGCTCTCGAGGACGCCTTCCCCGGCGCGCAGGTCTTCGATGTGCACCGCACCTTCGCCGAACGGTTCCGGCGCATCCTCGGCATCGGCAGCGACCAGGCCCTCCCGCTCCTGCGAGTCATCCAGGCCGGCAAAGGTCTCGGCGGCAGCGTCAACACCTTCTTCCGTGACCAGGTCCTCGATCCGCCCGCCACGCTGGACGCCGCGGACGCCGTCGTGGAGGAGTTCAGCAATCTCATCTCGATCCGTCAGCGGCTCGAGGACGTCCGCCTCCAGCGCGATGATCTCGCCCCCGTCCCGCAGCTGAACAAGGACTACGCCCGCCACCTGCTGGAAGCCAACCGCCTCCGGACCCTGGGCGGCACCGAGTTCGACGCACAGCGGCAGGCGCTCGCCGTCGTCGTGCATGAGAACACCGTGGCGCGGCTCAAGGCGCTGGCCGCGGACAAGGCGCAGGCCCTCAAGGCCGAGCGGATGAGCCGTGATGCCCTCGCCGCGCAGCTGCGCGAGCTGGAACTGGACTACAACAACCAGGGCGGCAACGCGATCGCCTCGATCGAGGCGGGCCTGGAGAACGCACGGCTGGCGCAGCGGCTCCGGCGCGACCTCGAGACGACCGTGCAGAAGCAACTGCGCGACGCCGGCCTGGAACTCGAGTGGACGGCCGAGGGCTGGGCGCAGGCGCACCAGCAGGCCGAGCAGCGCAGCGCCGAGCTGACGGGCGACGCCGAGTCCCTCAAGGCGCTCCGCTTCGAGGCCTTCGACGCCCACGCCACCGCCAAGCGCGAGCTGGAGGAGGCCGGGAAGGAACTGCGGTCCCTGCAGTCGGGCACGTCGCTCATGCCGCAGCCCGCCCTCGAGAACCGGGCCGCGATCGCCGCGGCGCTGGAGGTCGAGATCTCGGAGCTGCCGTTCGCCGGCGAGCTGATGGACCTGCTCCCCGAGGAGGACCGGTGGCGCCCCGCCGCCGAGCGCGCCCTGCGCAATCTCGCCACCACGCTCCTCGTCCCGGGCGAGCTGTTCACCCGCGTGACCGAGTTCCTGGACGGCACCACGATCCGCGGGGCCCTGCGCGCCGTCGACGTCTCCCGCGTGCTGCCCGGCGCGGAGGCGGCCCTGTCCGCGGTGGAGCCCCGGGACCTCCTGGCGAAGCTGCGCTTCCTTGAGACCGGACTGACGCCGGCCCGGGAGACGGCCGTCGAGTGGCTGCGCGAGCGGATCGCGCTGGACTACGCCTATCCATGCGTGGAGGACCCGGCCGAGCTCGCCGGACTGGAACGCGGCCTGTCGCTGGGCGGCGTGGTCAAGCGCAACAGCCACACCGTGGAGAAGGACGACCGCTTCGCCGCGCGTCGTGACTTCGTGCTCGGCTTCGACAACGCCAGCAAGGTCGCCATGGTCCAGGACCGGATCGCCGAACTGCGGGAGACCCTCAAGGCTGCGGAGACCG
This portion of the Arthrobacter woluwensis genome encodes:
- a CDS encoding DUF3375 family protein, coding for MDTTDLSRRLSTLEALTKGPAWALTRSAPWVIAVLQSTFTRTRPSLTLEEFHAELDLCLEELRATDPAIAGANTGRTVADEWTRRKFVTRRHHSGHIVYELTEAASRVLAFLDSLSSPRSTLTGSRLGTLLNDVEKLAHETNPDQTARLESLREEIQEREDLIRGITSGELDGLLDEDEAVEATENILDLAASLPADYKKMRDSIEDLVGKLRNQIIEESLTKGATMAQVLEQDRILRQSPEGRTFRSFTAFLEDPQQQLRFRSAIAEVLSRQFADTLAAEDRETLKSLVSELRNQHAQIQRIYGKLSESLNTYVQSDDFRHSLRLRQALRQAEQAVRGLPYERDKPGFAAAPELFGGVLESISMVQLFDPDEFEEPPRLADPIDFAEQDRTRAPRTPKAKPALIRTALAGAQTVGGAWSALPPQERHINSIRALLSEALNSGAAFSAASQESVEFEQVDGSLRAATVPLVTLPGGTDAGGHAGGGTDGAGGDAGVTGTPTASSTKRRKRTKEGQE
- a CDS encoding DUF4194 domain-containing protein, yielding MSEQIHGVDARDTFVDGAELYPGDTGVLPLRLRHALVRLLKGPYVDGGRDEKLWTTLTDHQQILRSRLSELFLTLHLDHERKIAVLRPVDPELLGGNARSSLLRQQRALSRVETIVLLRLRLLLDRHSEAQTEPTVTLEEIAEIVAHYQPAAEQDAYRDAKTVQAAVEKLRARQLLLPTGLENVYGISGALPLALPFDSITAITAQLERLQHATEDAVGTQALLDIDDAGDAGEPDDAEPGDAEPDVDPTDEPGTHEEEQA
- a CDS encoding ATP-binding protein; translation: MSIPALLPIGDDINPGQMRLARVQLVNWGTFHGAHVMHVDRRGTLLTGNSGVGKSTLFDAMLRVFDARPRSNEAAAARMGGAVDDKRTTYTYMRGKVGDRATTDGATSAFQRPGATWSAVALTFDNAAGTTVTLSALFDLPKNGTEANVGRHYMIDSVPLDVDVLETLAHKRFTRSALEDAFPGAQVFDVHRTFAERFRRILGIGSDQALPLLRVIQAGKGLGGSVNTFFRDQVLDPPATLDAADAVVEEFSNLISIRQRLEDVRLQRDDLAPVPQLNKDYARHLLEANRLRTLGGTEFDAQRQALAVVVHENTVARLKALAADKAQALKAERMSRDALAAQLRELELDYNNQGGNAIASIEAGLENARLAQRLRRDLETTVQKQLRDAGLELEWTAEGWAQAHQQAEQRSAELTGDAESLKALRFEAFDAHATAKRELEEAGKELRSLQSGTSLMPQPALENRAAIAAALEVEISELPFAGELMDLLPEEDRWRPAAERALRNLATTLLVPGELFTRVTEFLDGTTIRGALRAVDVSRVLPGAEAALSAVEPRDLLAKLRFLETGLTPARETAVEWLRERIALDYAYPCVEDPAELAGLERGLSLGGVVKRNSHTVEKDDRFAARRDFVLGFDNASKVAMVQDRIAELRETLKAAETVAQDREDSHQGVARQLEALRRVAADHREWSEVSAEVAAEEVQRLERRLADALAAQADLEPLRAKVEQTRKQHQESTEAAAVLQNEYKALDAQLVSADKLLAAARKRVAENPPSPETVEALAPRFEEMGEFGDIAELDLAAVRVRSALQDELHRAESAAQATAERLTRIFDSFARRWGGTVSADHGTGIGAAPDYEERYHAIVRDGLPAQEDEFRAFFNQRTHESFSTLLHLLDEERRAITSRILPLNGILAGVDFHEGSHLELDIKQTVPPSAKAFKDAISRALRVRPARGAEAASGGAAGATADDDELTIRYKTLENLVTRLSSQAPEDRRWRAEVLDVRGHLFIACKEHRMVQVEGEEPRAEVFMHSDTGSMSGGERQRFTAFIMAAALSYQLGIAEQGFTSYGTVMMDEAFVLASEEFAGQGIAALHEFGFQLLLAAPENVIDLSRHLGSVTEILRDRRTNRSGVLPIGGKAAPGQPRSEANPVDIRLG